The Rhodoflexus caldus genome has a window encoding:
- a CDS encoding DUF885 family protein — MSVLKWLLKILLLAAAFWLLWYISVFWYKPFSVEDFYERIATRYLLPREAWQTGALTYDKAGRLALFLKPGTAAPLREWEIRTADLAADLVVLQSYRREEQNAGQLLSTDALAWQMQQLIEADTCLDVVHPFNPFSGIHLLFTERLLLAQAPKNAIETSEYLEILAAFSAITAQALKTAFRLDSRCGRPLPCFAAAASKKQLARFLAVKPVSNPLYLQFRKHLARLETGRDTKQELDSEALLLLETSVYPAFQAIYNYLDKYDCSSSLPPMRAITDTVQYHKIFQRFANKSIHPQALFRYAESITDSLKEALVQSLNSTKNNWQTAYRKLNNTYHAEQLQNNPAKASLVAALQEACYYLDTTALYLFETIPPANYHPYRMPVVLEDFIPTGRLHPTEPQILLNPSDSTQIPPVEVMAFAALEIVPGRLMQRQYQRLQNKLPTFRRYWEEPVFTNGWSSYIAVVMSEENIFENPAHRSGLIHQQLVRSAVAVADMGMHLYGWSYAQAVAYLATHTALPIVEINKRLYRVLLFPAYSCTYLMGCRQLMRLRQQAQQELGELFDIRQFHHQVLAAGALPLHLTDRVVKSYIASTKHQQND; from the coding sequence ATGTCCGTACTGAAATGGTTGCTGAAAATACTATTGCTGGCCGCTGCTTTTTGGCTGCTGTGGTACATCAGCGTATTTTGGTATAAGCCTTTTTCGGTAGAAGATTTCTATGAGCGCATTGCCACGCGCTACTTGCTGCCCCGCGAAGCATGGCAAACAGGCGCGCTCACCTACGATAAGGCAGGTCGGCTGGCACTTTTCTTGAAACCCGGCACGGCTGCCCCCTTGCGCGAGTGGGAAATTCGGACGGCAGACTTGGCGGCAGACCTGGTTGTTTTGCAAAGCTATCGGCGTGAAGAGCAAAATGCAGGGCAGTTACTTTCTACCGATGCGCTCGCTTGGCAAATGCAGCAACTGATAGAGGCCGATACCTGTTTAGACGTTGTGCATCCGTTCAATCCTTTTTCGGGGATACACCTGCTTTTTACGGAGCGATTGCTGCTTGCACAAGCCCCTAAAAATGCCATAGAAACCTCCGAATATCTGGAAATACTGGCTGCTTTCAGCGCCATAACCGCACAAGCCCTGAAAACGGCTTTTCGGTTAGACTCCCGCTGCGGCAGGCCGTTGCCTTGTTTTGCTGCGGCTGCATCAAAAAAACAACTGGCGCGCTTTCTGGCCGTTAAGCCTGTTTCTAACCCGCTCTACCTGCAATTTAGGAAACATCTGGCACGCTTAGAGACAGGCCGAGATACGAAGCAAGAACTTGACTCCGAAGCATTGCTGCTGTTGGAAACATCGGTTTACCCTGCTTTTCAAGCCATTTACAACTACTTGGACAAATATGATTGCAGCAGTTCTCTGCCGCCCATGCGCGCTATAACCGATACAGTACAGTACCACAAAATATTTCAGCGGTTTGCCAACAAATCCATTCATCCGCAGGCACTTTTTCGCTATGCCGAAAGTATTACCGATAGCCTCAAAGAAGCGCTTGTGCAGTCGCTTAACAGTACAAAGAACAATTGGCAGACGGCGTATAGAAAACTGAACAACACCTACCACGCAGAACAATTGCAAAACAATCCGGCGAAAGCCTCTTTGGTAGCGGCGCTGCAAGAAGCCTGCTACTATTTAGACACAACCGCGCTGTATCTTTTTGAAACCATCCCACCGGCAAACTATCATCCTTACCGAATGCCCGTAGTGCTGGAAGACTTTATTCCTACGGGGCGGCTGCATCCTACCGAGCCGCAAATCCTGCTGAATCCTTCCGACAGCACACAGATTCCTCCCGTAGAGGTAATGGCTTTTGCTGCCTTAGAAATTGTACCCGGCAGGCTGATGCAAAGGCAGTATCAGCGCTTGCAAAATAAGTTACCGACTTTTCGCCGTTATTGGGAAGAACCCGTATTTACCAACGGTTGGAGCAGCTACATAGCCGTTGTGATGTCCGAGGAAAATATTTTTGAAAATCCGGCGCATCGCAGCGGCCTGATTCATCAGCAGCTTGTGCGGTCTGCTGTTGCGGTGGCAGACATGGGCATGCACCTTTACGGATGGAGCTATGCTCAGGCGGTAGCCTACCTTGCCACTCATACGGCGCTGCCGATTGTTGAAATCAATAAAAGGCTGTACCGAGTGCTGCTTTTTCCGGCATACAGTTGCACCTATCTGATGGGTTGCAGGCAGTTGATGCGCCTTCGCCAACAGGCACAGCAGGAACTCGGCGAACTGTTTGATATCCGTCAGTTTCATCATCAGGTACTTGCTGCGGGGGCTTTGCCGCTCCACCTGACGGATAGGGTGGTTAAATCTTATATTGCATCTACAAAACATCAGCAAAATGATTAG
- a CDS encoding serine hydrolase domain-containing protein: MASTGTTLERQLLAASPADQAGMLSRRLIYIDTLVQQYVDKQAIPGAVCLIARKGKIVYHKAFGYRDVASQTPMDKDDIFRIMSMSKAITSVAVMMLYEEGRFLLDDPVSDFIPEFKNPKVLKRLILNKRDTSFVAVPAKKEITIRHLLTHTAGIPYLHPLQLKARIPQFHSTQPLTLSQTIPKLAQLPLLHEPGEKFTYGLNTDVLGYLVEKVSGMSLAEFFSRRIFKPLGMDDTFFYVPQEKQNRLVTLYEEGKDGKVIPHTQPAAYADYATKGAQTYYSGGAGLCSTVVDYAKFMQMLLNGGRYNGAQILSRKTIEIMVKNQIGELTTWNGTKFGLGFELSDARQAALMPGSEEIYRWGGMYFTDYWIDPKEELIALFFTQVWPSKHLFLSKRFQVLTYQAIVD, encoded by the coding sequence GTGGCGAGCACCGGAACCACGCTGGAACGGCAACTGCTGGCTGCCTCGCCTGCCGACCAAGCCGGAATGCTTTCTCGTCGGCTTATCTACATTGACACGCTGGTGCAACAATACGTAGATAAGCAAGCCATCCCCGGAGCGGTTTGCCTGATTGCCCGCAAAGGAAAAATTGTTTATCACAAAGCCTTCGGCTACCGCGATGTGGCCTCACAAACGCCAATGGATAAAGATGATATTTTTCGCATCATGTCCATGAGCAAGGCCATTACTTCGGTGGCCGTGATGATGCTTTACGAAGAAGGTCGCTTTTTATTGGATGACCCTGTGTCGGACTTTATCCCCGAATTTAAGAACCCCAAAGTATTGAAGCGGCTCATTCTCAATAAGCGAGATACTTCCTTTGTGGCTGTTCCTGCCAAAAAAGAAATTACGATTCGTCATTTGCTGACCCACACTGCCGGCATACCCTATTTGCACCCTTTGCAACTGAAAGCCCGCATACCGCAATTTCACAGCACACAGCCGCTTACGCTGTCGCAAACCATCCCGAAATTGGCACAGTTGCCGCTGCTCCACGAACCGGGCGAAAAATTTACCTACGGCCTGAATACCGACGTGTTGGGTTATCTGGTGGAAAAAGTATCGGGAATGAGCTTGGCTGAGTTTTTCAGTAGGCGCATTTTTAAGCCGCTTGGAATGGATGACACGTTTTTTTATGTACCACAGGAGAAGCAGAACCGTTTGGTAACGCTCTACGAAGAAGGCAAAGACGGAAAAGTGATTCCACATACGCAGCCCGCCGCCTATGCGGACTATGCAACCAAGGGCGCGCAGACTTATTACAGCGGTGGCGCGGGGCTTTGCAGCACCGTTGTCGACTATGCCAAGTTTATGCAAATGCTCCTCAACGGCGGCCGCTACAACGGTGCGCAGATACTCAGCCGCAAAACCATTGAAATCATGGTAAAAAACCAAATTGGCGAACTGACCACTTGGAACGGAACCAAGTTCGGATTGGGTTTTGAACTGTCCGATGCGCGTCAGGCCGCCCTGATGCCCGGTTCGGAGGAAATTTATCGCTGGGGCGGCATGTATTTTACCGATTACTGGATTGACCCCAAGGAAGAACTCATCGCCTTGTTTTTTACGCAAGTGTGGCCTTCCAAACATCTGTTTTTGAGCAAGCGCTTTCAGGTACTGACCTATCAGGCAATTGTGGACTGA
- a CDS encoding patatin-like phospholipase family protein codes for MNIPENIGIVLSGGGARGISHLGALQAINEMGIQPRFISGTSAGAIVGALYAAGQSPTEMLDFITKTNILRYFKPASNLTGILRMEKTAEAFRLFLAEDSFESLKIPLFVNATDIERGEIVYFNSGELIKPIQAASCIPFLFAPVEIGGRFYIDGGILNNLPAEPLVGRCDYIIGIHSNAVSELKVNNMKQVIERTFHLVINANIESRKSLCHLFIEPPEMAAYKVFDVAKAKEIFDIGYRYTREVLAAALSGHQSTIA; via the coding sequence ATGAACATTCCTGAAAATATAGGCATTGTACTTTCGGGCGGTGGTGCTCGCGGTATTTCGCATCTGGGAGCTTTGCAGGCAATTAACGAAATGGGGATTCAGCCCCGTTTTATTTCAGGAACCAGTGCCGGAGCAATTGTAGGGGCACTCTATGCTGCCGGGCAGAGCCCTACTGAAATGCTCGATTTTATTACGAAAACCAACATCCTGCGCTATTTCAAACCTGCAAGCAACCTGACGGGCATCTTGCGAATGGAGAAAACAGCAGAGGCATTTCGCCTGTTTCTTGCCGAAGACAGTTTTGAAAGCCTGAAAATCCCGCTGTTTGTCAATGCTACCGATATTGAGCGTGGAGAAATTGTGTATTTCAACAGCGGCGAACTGATAAAACCCATACAGGCGGCCTCCTGCATTCCGTTTTTGTTCGCACCCGTAGAAATCGGCGGCAGATTTTATATTGACGGCGGCATTTTGAACAACCTGCCTGCCGAGCCATTGGTTGGCCGCTGCGACTACATTATCGGCATCCACTCCAATGCCGTCAGTGAATTGAAGGTGAACAATATGAAACAAGTCATTGAGCGCACGTTCCATTTGGTCATCAATGCCAATATAGAATCGCGCAAATCGTTGTGCCACTTGTTCATAGAGCCGCCCGAAATGGCCGCCTATAAGGTTTTTGACGTGGCAAAGGCAAAAGAAATTTTTGACATCGGCTATCGGTACACTCGGGAAGTACTTGCAGCGGCTTTGTCAGGGCATCAGTCCACAATTGCCTGA
- the metF gene encoding methylenetetrahydrofolate reductase [NAD(P)H]: MKVTEHLKNAKSTLFSLEIIPPMKGESIESIFQAIDPLMEFKPPFIDVTYHREEYVYKAGPNNTLTKQRIRKRPGTVGICAAIMHRYKVDAVPHIICGGFNKEETENALIDLHYLGVENVLVLRGDAIKSEGAFTPQPGGHSYASELLEQVINMNHGRYLDDELQHPTPTNFCIGVAGYPEKHFEAPNMASDLRYLKMKADMGADFIVTQMFFDNQKYYDFVARCREMGITIPIIPGLKPLATKAQLNVLPRIFHIDLPEDLVKEVEKCKTNQQVKELGIEWCINQSKELIKFGVPCLHYYTMSKSDAVRQIAANVF; encoded by the coding sequence GTGAAAGTTACCGAACATCTGAAAAACGCTAAATCAACGCTTTTTTCCTTGGAAATTATCCCGCCGATGAAAGGCGAGAGCATAGAGTCCATCTTTCAGGCGATAGACCCGCTGATGGAGTTTAAGCCGCCATTTATTGATGTTACCTACCATCGCGAGGAATACGTTTACAAAGCAGGGCCTAATAATACGCTCACCAAGCAGCGGATTCGCAAACGCCCGGGAACGGTTGGCATTTGTGCGGCTATTATGCACCGCTACAAGGTGGATGCCGTTCCGCACATCATTTGCGGAGGCTTCAACAAGGAAGAAACAGAAAATGCGCTGATTGATTTGCACTATTTGGGGGTAGAGAACGTGCTGGTGCTGCGCGGCGATGCAATTAAATCCGAAGGAGCTTTCACCCCTCAGCCGGGAGGCCACTCCTATGCTTCGGAATTGCTCGAGCAGGTGATTAACATGAACCACGGCCGTTATCTGGACGATGAACTGCAACACCCGACGCCTACCAACTTCTGCATAGGGGTTGCAGGCTATCCCGAAAAGCACTTTGAAGCGCCAAACATGGCCTCAGACCTCCGATACCTGAAAATGAAGGCAGACATGGGAGCAGACTTCATTGTTACTCAGATGTTTTTTGACAATCAGAAATACTATGATTTCGTAGCCCGTTGCCGCGAAATGGGTATCACTATTCCGATTATTCCGGGGCTGAAACCATTGGCTACCAAAGCGCAACTCAACGTGCTGCCGCGTATTTTCCATATAGACCTGCCCGAAGATTTGGTAAAAGAAGTGGAAAAATGCAAGACCAATCAGCAGGTTAAGGAGTTGGGCATTGAGTGGTGCATCAATCAATCCAAAGAACTGATTAAGTTTGGTGTGCCGTGCCTGCACTACTATACCATGAGTAAGTCTGATGCCGTGCGTCAGATTGCAGCCAACGTGTTTTAG